The following coding sequences lie in one Gemmatimonadales bacterium genomic window:
- the mnmG gene encoding tRNA uridine-5-carboxymethylaminomethyl(34) synthesis enzyme MnmG, with protein sequence MPYDVLVIGGGHAGAEAAALASRAGARTLLLTQNLETIGQMSCNPAIGGIAKGTVVREVDALGGVMARATDLSRIQFRMLNRSKGPAVWSPRAQCDRALYRRAVRQLLEAQPNLRFAQGTAASFVIRGGRVAGVVTREGLTFEARTVVLTTGTFLRGAIHLGLDPQVPAGRAGESPAVEISQAIATQGIARERFKTGTPPRIDGRTVDFSKLTRQDGDAVAYWFSQFERSGHPEQLPCWLTWAGAEVKEIIQRHLQESALYGGAISGRGPRYCPSVEDKVVRFPDAARHQVFLEPEGLGTSELYVNGLSTSLPANVQLAFLRAVPGLERVDMTRPGYAIEYDYFPPTQLHPTLESRALPGLYFAGQVNGTTGYEEAAGQGAVAGLNAALQVQGREPVVLSRDEAMTGVLVDDLVHRGVDEPYRLFTSRAEFRILLRQDNALRRLYPLARRLGLLSEGEIRSAEERLEGEESASREAVETAISPELANPILAASGESPIGEPTRLKELCRRPGVTLASLLAAAGSEAKAEHAEWADIEIKYEGYLARERDAAARLAELDEVPLPATLEYHAIQTISWEAREKLSAVQPTSIGQAGRVPGVSPADLQNLAFAVLRQRA encoded by the coding sequence ATGCCTTACGATGTCCTCGTCATCGGCGGCGGCCACGCCGGCGCCGAAGCGGCCGCGCTTGCCTCGCGAGCCGGTGCGCGCACGCTCCTCCTGACGCAGAATCTCGAGACGATCGGGCAGATGTCGTGCAACCCCGCCATCGGGGGAATCGCGAAGGGGACCGTGGTGCGCGAGGTGGACGCCCTCGGCGGTGTCATGGCGCGCGCGACCGACCTCTCCCGAATTCAGTTCCGGATGCTGAACCGCTCGAAGGGCCCGGCGGTGTGGTCGCCGCGGGCCCAATGCGACCGGGCGCTCTATCGTCGCGCGGTGCGACAGCTCCTCGAGGCCCAGCCCAACCTCCGGTTTGCGCAGGGGACCGCTGCCTCATTCGTCATTCGCGGCGGGCGGGTGGCGGGGGTGGTGACCAGGGAGGGGCTCACCTTCGAGGCCCGGACAGTCGTCCTGACCACGGGCACTTTCCTGCGCGGCGCCATCCATCTGGGGCTGGACCCGCAGGTACCCGCCGGAAGGGCCGGAGAATCTCCCGCTGTAGAAATCTCGCAAGCCATTGCAACACAAGGGATTGCAAGAGAACGATTCAAGACCGGAACCCCACCACGCATTGATGGCCGGACGGTCGATTTCTCCAAGCTCACCCGCCAGGACGGCGACGCGGTGGCGTACTGGTTCAGTCAGTTCGAGCGGTCCGGGCACCCGGAGCAACTGCCCTGCTGGCTGACCTGGGCCGGCGCGGAGGTGAAGGAGATCATCCAGCGGCATCTCCAGGAGTCGGCACTCTACGGCGGAGCGATCAGTGGCCGGGGTCCGCGCTACTGCCCCTCCGTTGAGGACAAGGTGGTCCGCTTTCCCGACGCCGCCCGACACCAGGTGTTCCTCGAGCCGGAGGGGCTGGGCACGTCGGAGCTCTACGTGAACGGGCTGTCGACCTCTCTTCCCGCGAATGTCCAACTCGCCTTCCTGCGAGCTGTGCCCGGGCTGGAGAGGGTGGACATGACCCGGCCTGGGTACGCCATCGAGTATGACTATTTCCCCCCGACACAGCTCCACCCGACACTCGAATCGCGCGCGCTGCCGGGGCTCTACTTTGCCGGGCAGGTAAACGGCACCACTGGGTACGAGGAGGCGGCGGGACAGGGGGCGGTCGCGGGGCTGAACGCAGCGCTGCAGGTGCAGGGTCGGGAGCCCGTAGTGCTCTCCCGGGACGAGGCGATGACGGGGGTGCTGGTGGACGACCTGGTTCATCGTGGGGTGGACGAACCGTACCGACTCTTCACCAGCAGGGCGGAGTTCCGAATTCTCCTCCGGCAGGACAACGCGCTCCGGCGGCTCTATCCGCTGGCCCGGAGGCTCGGGCTCCTCAGCGAAGGGGAGATCCGGTCCGCCGAGGAGCGTCTCGAGGGAGAAGAATCCGCTTCAAGGGAGGCGGTCGAGACGGCAATCTCCCCGGAACTCGCAAACCCGATTCTCGCCGCGTCTGGAGAGTCTCCAATCGGTGAGCCAACCCGCCTCAAGGAGCTCTGCCGCAGGCCTGGGGTTACGCTCGCCTCCCTGCTGGCCGCGGCGGGGAGCGAAGCCAAGGCGGAGCACGCCGAGTGGGCCGATATCGAGATCAAGTACGAGGGGTACCTGGCCCGGGAGCGGGACGCCGCGGCGAGGCTCGCAGAGCTCGACGAGGTCCCCCTCCCAGCCACCCTTGAGTACCACGCCATCCAGACCATCTCCTGGGAGGCGCGTGAGAAGCTCAGCGCTGTCCAGCCCACCTCCATCGGTCAGGCCGGGCGGGTGCCCGGTGTCTCGCCGGCCGATCTTCAGAACCTCGCCTTCGCGGTACTCAGGCAGAGAGCCTAG